Genomic DNA from Bacteroidia bacterium:
CTTGTATAACATAGCAAATAGGCTTATTTTTTACCTTTGTAAGGTGAATATCCGTGCTTATGAAAAATCTAATTACTTTCTCATGTATCTTATTCCTCTGTGCTAAAATACATGCGCAAGGACCTGGGCTAATTGTGAACGAAGTTTCACAAGGCAACAGCGGTACTCGCGAATATGTAGAACTTATCGTAGTAGCTCCACCTGGAACTTGTACGGTAGATATCCGCCAATGGGTAATTGATGACAATAATGGGGATTACAGTGGGGGACCCACTACAGGCGCGGGCATAGCACCTGGGCATATTCGTTTCACTAACGACCCCCAATGGGCAAGTGTACCCACAGGATCTATCATACTCATTTACAATGCTGCAGACAAAAATATATCTATTACCTTACCCGATGATATCAGCGACTCGAATAATGATAAAGTGTATATTATACCGTCCAATACCAGTTCGTTGCTAGAAAGGTGTACATCAATTCCAAATACTAGTAATTCTAGCTATGGGGGTTGCACTTATACTACCCCTATTTGGGATCCTCTTGGCTTAGCTAATGATGGGGATGTTATGCAGGTTCGTACTCCAGCTTTTGCCCATTTTCACGGTTTATCTTTTGGAGATGGTACATGCAATTGCATAGGCGCAGGTCCGGGAGTAAGAGTAGATAACTGCACTCCATTAGGTTGTACAGCGGGTAGAGTGTATTCTTTTACGCATAACAGCAATGATGATTTTAATGATCTTGTAAATTATACTAACGCAGCAGTTCCTGCAGGAGAAACCCCAGGCGCTCCGAATAATGCTGCAAATGCTGCATGGCGAAACATTTTACTAAACTGTAATCTTCCTCTACCTGCTATTACTTTAGGGCATGAATTAGTAGGTAACCAAGTTATTTTACGCTATCAAATTACGCAAGATGAAGTAGTTAAAAATCTTATTTTACAGCACTCTGCAAATGGTAAGCCCTGGGAAAATCTTGCTCACATGGACAACACACAAACCTATATTCACACAATTTATGACAATGAACCTCATTACTATCGTATTTTGTACCAAGATAAAGATGGTAATACCAAAATTAGCAATACGTTAAATGTACGATTAGAAGGTTTGATAAGTCAGGAATTAGAAATATACCCCAATCCTGTCCCTCATGACATTGTAACCGTTTCTCTCAAACATGCTGAAAATGGCACTATACAGGTATTCAATTTGTTAGGAGAACTAATTTACCAAGCTTTTTTACAAAATGGTCAAAAGGGACATACAATAGATGTATATGGATGGCAAAACGGGGTTTATCTGCTTCGTTTTGTATCTTATACAGGGGGTATTTACACTCAAAAAAT
This window encodes:
- a CDS encoding T9SS type A sorting domain-containing protein — its product is MKNLITFSCILFLCAKIHAQGPGLIVNEVSQGNSGTREYVELIVVAPPGTCTVDIRQWVIDDNNGDYSGGPTTGAGIAPGHIRFTNDPQWASVPTGSIILIYNAADKNISITLPDDISDSNNDKVYIIPSNTSSLLERCTSIPNTSNSSYGGCTYTTPIWDPLGLANDGDVMQVRTPAFAHFHGLSFGDGTCNCIGAGPGVRVDNCTPLGCTAGRVYSFTHNSNDDFNDLVNYTNAAVPAGETPGAPNNAANAAWRNILLNCNLPLPAITLGHELVGNQVILRYQITQDEVVKNLILQHSANGKPWENLAHMDNTQTYIHTIYDNEPHYYRILYQDKDGNTKISNTLNVRLEGLISQELEIYPNPVPHDIVTVSLKHAENGTIQVFNLLGELIYQAFLQNGQKGHTIDVYGWQNGVYLLRFVSYTGGIYTQKIVKSSNF